A single Diceros bicornis minor isolate mBicDic1 chromosome 7, mDicBic1.mat.cur, whole genome shotgun sequence DNA region contains:
- the SC5D gene encoding lathosterol oxidase, with translation MDLVLSAADYYFFTPYVYPATWPEEDIFRQTISLLLVTNVGAFILYFVFATLSYYFIFDHSLMKHPQFLKNQVYREIMFTLQSLPWISVPTISLFLLELKGYSKLYDDIGEFPNGWFHLIVSVLSFLFFTDMLIYWIHRGLHHRLVYKRIHKPHHVWKIPTPFASHAFHPVDGFLQSLPYHIYPFVFPLHKVVYLGLYVLVNIWTISIHDGDFRVPQFLRPFINGSAHHTDHHMYFDYNYGQYFTLWDRIGGSFKNPSSFEGKGPLSYVKKMTEEKCNGHAGNGRKNEKLSNGEFTKTE, from the exons ATGGATCTTGTTCTCAGTGCTgcagattattattttttcacacCATACGTATATCCAGCCACGTGGCCAGAGGAGGACATCTTCCGACAAACTATCAGTCTCCTGCTTGTGACAAATGTTGGTGCTTTCATCCTTTATTTCGTCTTTGCGACACTGAGCTATTATTTTATCTTTGATCATTCGTTAATGAAACATCCACAGTTTTTAAAG aatcaAGTCTATCGAGAGATTATGTTTACTCTCCAGTCATTGCCATGGATAAGTGTTCCCACTATTTCATTATTCCTGCTAGAGCTGAAAGGGTACAGCAAATTATATGATGACATAGGAGAGTTTCCAAATG GCTGGTTTCACCTCATTGTTAGTGTACTGTCCTTCCTCTTTTTCACTGACATGCTGATCTACTGGATTCACAGAGGCCTTCATCATAGACTTGTTTATAAG CGCATACACAAACCTCATCATGTCTGGAAGATTCCTACTCCATTTGCAAGTCATGCTTTTCACCCTGTGGATGGCTTCCTTCAGAGTCTACCTTACCATATATACCCTTTCGTCTTTCCTTTACACAAGGTGGTTTATTTAGGCTTGTACGTCTTGGTCAATATCTGGACAATTTCCATTCATGATGGTGATTTTCGTGTCCCCCAATTCTTAAGGCCATTTATTAATGGCTCAGCTCATCATACAGACCACCACATGTATTTTGACTATAACTATGGACAGTATTTCACATTGTGGGATAGAATTGGAGGCTCATTCAAAAATCCTTCCTCCTTTGAAGGGAAGGGACCACTTAGTTATGTGAAGAAGATGACAGAAGAAAAGTGCAATGGGCATGCAGGAAATGGtcgtaaaaatgaaaaattatccaATGGAGAGTTTACAAAGACTGAGTAG